A single window of Streptomyces sudanensis DNA harbors:
- the rpmF gene encoding 50S ribosomal protein L32 yields MAVPKRKMSRSNTRHRRAQWKAVTAQLVPVTVDGVVHQVPQRLVKAYERGLLRPEG; encoded by the coding sequence ATGGCCGTTCCCAAGCGGAAGATGTCCCGCAGCAACACCCGCCACCGCCGCGCCCAGTGGAAGGCCGTCACGGCCCAACTGGTGCCGGTCACGGTCGACGGCGTCGTCCACCAGGTCCCGCAGCGCCTGGTGAAGGCGTACGAGCGCGGCCTGCTGCGCCCCGAGGGCTGA